In Drosophila pseudoobscura strain MV-25-SWS-2005 chromosome 4, UCI_Dpse_MV25, whole genome shotgun sequence, the following proteins share a genomic window:
- the Datp gene encoding bis(5'-nucleosyl)-tetraphosphatase [asymmetrical] has translation MKLSSTEPINSKTMKKAAGLVIFRRLCGEIQYLLLKASYGSFHWSAPKGHVDPGEDDFTTALRETKEEAGYDEKDLIIHQNTPITLNYEVKGKPKIVIYWLAELRNPNQEPILSEEHTELKWLGLKAAKECVGFKDNQVMIDKFHEMILTQEKRQQS, from the exons ATGAAACTTTCCAGCACTGAGCCAATCAACAGCAAGACAATGAAAAAAGCGGCTGGACTTGTTATTTTTCGTCGTCTCTGTGGGGAGATACAGTACTTATTGTTAAAAGCCTCCTATGGCAGCTTTCACTGGAGTGCACCCAAGGGTCATGTCGATCCGGGAGAGGACGACTTCACCACAGCGCTGCGGGAAACTAAAGAGGAAGCCGG CTATGACGAAAAGGACTTGATTATACACCAAAACACCCCTATAACGCTCAATTATGAGGTCAAGGGAAAACCAAAGATTGTTATCTATTGGCTGGCTGAGCTCCGTAATCCCAACCAGGAACCTATTCTATCTGAAGAGCATACGGAATTGAAGTGGCTGGGCTTGAAGGCGGCTAAGGAGTGCGTTGGTTTTAAGGATAATCAAGTGATGATTGACAAGTTTCACGAAATGATTTTGACCCAGGAAAAGCGCCAGCAGAGCTGA
- the Arglu1 gene encoding UPF0430 protein CG31712, whose product MGSRSRTPSTSGKRRHHKSKHKKRSKSHNRDRDHDHERSSTRTGRDKSTEVNHHGRRDRDRERHRSDRHTEYRSSPSISKTRKRSSSSSGDSQYSDHESQRSRHKRSRFKKLDEQNQLQVERLAEMERQRRQKEAEQKTVEEEAAKRIEMLVKKRVEEELEKRRDEIEQEVNRRVETAKAEMEREMMLELERRREQIREEERRREEDEKQKREELEEILAENNRKIEEAQRKLAEERLAIIEEQRLMDEERQRMRKEQEKRVKEEQKVILGKNNSRPKLSFSLRQ is encoded by the exons ATGGGTTCCCGTTCACGCACCCCAAGCACGTCGGGAAAGCGCCGGCATCACAAAAGCAAGCACAAGAAACGCAGTAAGTCTCACAATCGGGATCGGGACCACGACCACGAGCGCAGCAGCACGAGAACTGGCAGAGATAAATCCACAGAGGTGAACCACCATGGCCGGCGTGACCGAGACCGCGAGAGGCATCGGAGCGACAGGCATACCGAATATCGCAGCTCACCATCTATATCAAAGACTCGAAAACGGTCCAGTTCATCGAGCGGGGATAGCCAATATTCGGACCATGAGTCTCAGCGTAGCAGACACAAGCGCAGCCGCTTCAAGAAGCTGGACGAA CAAAACCAGTTGCAGGTGGAGCGTCTGGCGGAAATGGAGCGGCAGCGTCGACAAAAAGAGGCTGAGCAAAAAACTGTCGAGGAGGAAGCAGCGAAACGTATCGAGATGCTGGTTAAGAAGCGTGTTGAGGAGGAGCTAGAAAAGCGGCGCGATGAGATTGAACAAGAGGTTAACCGTCGCGTCGAGACCGCCAAGGCCGAAATGGAGCGAGAAATGATGCTGGAACTGGAGAGGCGGCGCGAGCAGATACGCGAAGAAGAACGCCGTCGCGAG GAGGATGAAAAGCAAAAACGCGAAGAGCTTGAAGAGATTTTGGCCGAAAATAATCGTAAAATAGAAGAGGCTCAAAGAAAATTG GCCGAGGAACGCTTAGCAATAATTGAAGAGCAGCGTCTGATGGACGAGGAACGCCAACGCATGCGCAAAGAACAGGAAAAACGCGTCAAAGAGGAGCAAAAAGTCATATTAGGGAAAAACAATTCCAGGCCCAAGCTGTCATTCTCCCTCAGACAATGA
- the Cpr30F gene encoding larval cuticle protein A2B produces MFALLSLFILGVGAAAAIELPLSPIYHSPGLVKPLLKAVEVEAPAHYDFAYSVHDEHTGDIKSQTESRKGDQVQGQYTLIDADGYLRTVDYTSDAHNGFNAVVRRDPLGHKVIKAAPIAKVLSPLPLAYGAPKLLAAPKLPLGLYQ; encoded by the exons ATGTTCGCT CTTTTGTCTCTGTTCATCCTGGGTGTGGGcgctgccgccgccatcgAGCTCCCACTGAGCCCCATCTACCACTCTCCGGGTCTTGTCAAGCCCCTGCTGAAGGCTGTCGAGGTTGAGGCGCCCGCCCACTATGACTTTGCCTACTCGGTGCACGACGAGCACACCGGCGACATTAAGAGCCAGACGGAGTCCCGCAAGGGAGATCAAGTGCAGGGCCAGTACACACTGATCGATGCCGATGGATACCTGCGTACCGTGGACTACACCTCGGATGCCCACAATGGTTTCAATGCCGTCGTCCGCCGAGATCCTCTAGGTCACAAGGTGATCAAGGCTGCTCCCATTGCCAAGGTCCTGTCTCCTCTACCCCTGGCCTATGGGGCCCCAAAGCTGCTCGCCGCCCCCAAACTGCCCCTCGGCTTGTACCAATAA
- the LOC26534002 gene encoding pupal cuticle protein Edg-84A yields the protein MSARSTSIGVCLILCAFAAVQAAIIASHPDELISSPPQYEFHYAVHDSETGDVKDQFEHRRGEYVTGRYSLIEPDGHRRIVDYTSDPLLGFNAQVRREPVASISRY from the exons ATGAGTGCCCGG TCTACCAGCATTGGCGTTTGCCTGATCCTGTGTGCATTTGCCGCTGTTCAGGCTGCCATCATCGCCAGCCACCCCGATGAGCTGATTTCCAGCCCACCTCAGTATGAGTTCCATTATGCCGTCCACGACAGCGAAACTGGGGATGTCAAGGACCAGTTCGAGCATCGGCGTGGCGAGTATGTAACGGGTCGTTACTCCCTCATTGAACCCGATGGCCATCGCCGAATTGTGGACTACACCTCCGATCCGCTGTTGGGTTTCAATGCGCAAGTTCGTCGTGAGCCCGTTGCCAGCATCTCCCGCTACTGA